One Defluviitoga tunisiensis genomic window carries:
- a CDS encoding HD-GYP domain-containing protein has product MLILFCILISSTIFSQNSLLVLNSYNPGLSWSDEELNGLFSVLNNREDLEVYVEFLDSKRFGDDDSLEIFKDYLFKKLGNIQFKAVVAVDNDAFDFVLENYESFFKGLPIVFCGINYFQEYDLENKDFVSGIVEILDIKDTLSTALNLHKDTKHVYVVIDNYTKTSILVRQEMEKEVIPYFSDIDFIFLSDFLEEIHENLSNPLDDSIAIFLGFNRDKNGVFYSFDEIGDFINKYDQIPIYTTLSVYMDYNIVGGRITSAFEQGEKAGEIVLNILSGTNIANLPRFYRLENKYIFNYPQLKKFKISLNALPAGSIIKNEPISFYEKYPILFWIGIVSIIFLIVINIIIYSKNKKVTALLKQLRESELDLQNYSEELAAANEQLISSNEQLIAQNEELRESYENIETLRKKIDNLLMIISEIGNEEVPVDIFFHEFLQILIAEVPEADYGSVSLIEGDEWRFLAAIGHDVTGLNNLSLKREHAFFTEEVRVVENIKALNNERMPQDIINKIERYSKPTKSTIIKVIKIDEKRYLDITLDIAEGSNKVFSQESVEFFDNFINLAKIFLLNRLKAEQIRNAYIDFANNLALIAESHDENSYMHIFRVSELSAFLAKKYGLPDEEVEKIRIFSPLHDVGKLLISPDILNKEGQLSPEEWEEIKKHPLYAENLLTGDYFETARKIALYHHEHYDGSGYPFGLKDGEIPIEAQIVGLVDIYDALRSKRSYKDSFSHEQSLEILFKGDARTKPEHFNPKLLEIFKIYEKEIKEIYESFENDEKWEGRYRWLKKI; this is encoded by the coding sequence ATGCTTATTTTATTTTGTATACTGATAAGTTCAACTATCTTTTCTCAAAACTCTTTGTTGGTTCTAAATTCTTATAATCCTGGTTTATCTTGGTCTGATGAAGAATTAAACGGACTTTTTTCGGTGTTAAACAATCGTGAAGATCTTGAAGTTTACGTAGAATTTTTAGATTCAAAAAGGTTCGGAGATGATGATTCTTTAGAGATATTCAAGGATTATTTATTTAAAAAATTAGGAAATATTCAATTCAAAGCTGTCGTTGCCGTAGATAATGATGCCTTCGATTTTGTTTTAGAAAATTACGAGTCTTTTTTTAAGGGGCTTCCTATTGTATTTTGTGGAATCAATTATTTTCAAGAATATGACCTAGAAAATAAAGATTTTGTGAGTGGGATTGTAGAAATACTAGATATCAAAGATACATTATCTACAGCATTAAATTTGCATAAAGACACAAAACATGTTTATGTAGTGATAGACAACTATACAAAAACAAGTATTCTTGTAAGGCAAGAGATGGAAAAGGAAGTAATTCCATATTTTTCAGACATAGATTTTATATTTTTAAGTGATTTTTTAGAAGAGATACATGAAAATCTTAGTAACCCACTAGATGATTCTATCGCCATTTTTTTAGGATTTAATAGAGATAAAAATGGTGTTTTTTATAGTTTTGATGAAATTGGAGATTTCATAAATAAGTATGATCAGATTCCTATATACACAACTCTAAGTGTATATATGGATTATAACATTGTGGGCGGTCGAATTACAAGTGCATTCGAACAAGGAGAAAAAGCAGGAGAAATTGTTTTAAACATTTTATCAGGAACGAATATTGCAAATTTGCCAAGGTTTTATCGTTTAGAGAATAAATATATCTTTAATTATCCACAACTTAAAAAGTTTAAGATATCATTAAATGCACTTCCAGCTGGATCAATAATTAAAAACGAACCAATATCGTTTTATGAAAAATATCCCATTTTATTTTGGATTGGTATAGTTTCAATAATATTTTTAATTGTCATAAACATAATTATATATAGTAAAAACAAGAAAGTTACTGCACTACTAAAACAGTTAAGAGAAAGTGAGTTAGATTTGCAAAATTATTCTGAAGAACTAGCGGCTGCAAATGAACAACTAATATCTTCAAATGAACAATTAATCGCTCAAAATGAGGAATTGAGAGAAAGTTATGAAAATATTGAAACTTTAAGAAAAAAGATCGATAATTTATTGATGATTATTTCTGAAATAGGAAATGAGGAAGTACCTGTAGATATCTTTTTTCATGAATTTTTACAAATTTTAATTGCAGAGGTTCCTGAGGCAGATTATGGAAGTGTTTCATTAATAGAAGGAGACGAGTGGCGGTTTTTAGCAGCTATTGGGCATGATGTGACTGGTTTAAATAATCTTTCACTAAAACGTGAACACGCTTTTTTTACCGAAGAAGTGAGGGTAGTAGAGAATATTAAGGCCCTGAACAACGAGAGGATGCCACAAGATATTATAAATAAGATTGAAAGATATTCAAAGCCAACAAAATCAACAATAATAAAAGTAATCAAGATTGACGAAAAGAGGTATTTAGATATCACTTTAGATATAGCAGAAGGAAGCAATAAAGTCTTTTCTCAAGAGTCTGTTGAGTTTTTTGATAATTTTATAAATTTAGCAAAAATATTTCTATTAAATCGGTTAAAAGCCGAACAAATTAGGAATGCATACATTGATTTTGCAAATAATCTTGCCCTTATTGCAGAATCACATGACGAGAATAGTTATATGCATATTTTTCGCGTTAGTGAACTCTCTGCTTTTCTTGCTAAAAAATATGGGTTGCCAGATGAAGAAGTAGAAAAGATTAGAATTTTTTCTCCTTTGCACGATGTTGGAAAGCTGTTGATTTCGCCAGACATTCTTAATAAAGAGGGACAATTAAGCCCTGAAGAATGGGAAGAAATCAAAAAACATCCTTTGTATGCGGAAAATTTGTTGACAGGGGATTATTTTGAAACTGCCAGAAAGATTGCTTTATACCATCATGAACACTATGATGGAAGCGGTTATCCTTTCGGTCTTAAAGATGGAGAAATTCCTATTGAGGCTCAGATAGTTGGTTTAGTTGATATTTACGATGCATTACGATCAAAAAGAAGTTATAAAGACTCCTTTTCTCATGAACAAAGTTTAGAAATTCTATTCAAAGGCGACGCAAGGACCAAGCCCGAACATTTTAATCCTAAATTGTTAGAGATCTTTAAAATATATGAAAAAGAGATAAAAGAAATTTACGAAAGTTTTGAAAATGATGAAAAATGGGAGGGAAGATACCGATGGCTAAAGAAAATATAA
- a CDS encoding VIT1/CCC1 transporter family protein has translation MAKENIKDKLLIFQKNEITEYEIYRKIAKSTKDENNKKVLEKIAQEELNHYNIWKSYTGIDVKPNKVKIVFYVFLSKILGLTFSLKLMEKGEERAQVNYKEVFDVIPEAQKIEEQEQEHEAELLSMIEEDKLNYIGSIVLGLNDALVELTGALAGLTFALQNGLLIASSGLITGIAASLSMAASEYLSQRAEGNENALKSAVYTGITYIITVFLLILPYLLIPKNYFLSLILTLIIAVIIILGFNFYISVAKDLPFKKRFLEMAGISFGVAGLTFFIGFLVRVTLGIEI, from the coding sequence ATGGCTAAAGAAAATATAAAAGATAAGCTGTTAATTTTTCAAAAGAATGAAATTACTGAATATGAGATTTATAGAAAAATAGCTAAATCAACAAAAGATGAGAACAATAAGAAAGTCTTAGAAAAGATAGCTCAAGAGGAGTTAAATCATTATAATATATGGAAAAGTTATACAGGAATTGATGTAAAACCAAATAAAGTAAAGATTGTTTTTTATGTTTTTCTTTCAAAGATACTAGGTTTAACGTTTAGCCTTAAACTAATGGAAAAAGGTGAAGAAAGGGCTCAAGTTAATTACAAGGAGGTATTTGATGTAATTCCTGAGGCTCAAAAAATTGAAGAACAAGAACAAGAGCACGAAGCTGAGTTATTATCAATGATAGAAGAAGATAAGTTAAACTATATAGGCTCTATAGTGTTAGGATTGAACGATGCTTTGGTAGAATTGACGGGCGCTTTAGCTGGTTTAACCTTTGCATTACAAAATGGTCTTTTAATTGCATCTTCTGGATTGATAACAGGTATAGCTGCATCTTTATCTATGGCAGCTTCGGAATATCTCTCTCAAAGAGCAGAAGGAAATGAAAATGCTCTAAAATCTGCAGTTTATACTGGAATAACTTATATAATTACAGTGTTTTTATTAATTCTGCCCTATTTGTTAATCCCTAAAAATTATTTTTTAAGTTTGATATTAACCTTAATAATTGCTGTTATAATCATATTGGGTTTTAATTTTTATATTTCTGTAGCGAAGGATCTTCCTTTCAAAAAAAGATTTTTAGAAATGGCTGGTATAAGTTTTGGTGTTGCTGGTTTAACGTTTTTTATAGGGTTCCTTGTTAGAGTAACGTTGGGTATAGAGATATAG
- a CDS encoding methyl-accepting chemotaxis protein, with product MKKISTKIILTSVLLVLSFLILVSFITIFQASSLLENYALESVKNLTSSIASNLNSQIKIIEITIDSFADSAFLGFDPFLASFSNAEVVRFMDKVKNVPKDYSLKLDGNVSTFIVFNPDMLSTKELYSLFYIKKDDQTIKNEFLKYDETFTPENEKLKWFFHAKEQNMGVWSNIYYDDYLGSNVITYSKPYVDEKSGTLVGVVGASFPVEFFSSQVGDISNYKDSYAFILDNQLNVIFHPKYDTSTNLQKEFEEYIEIIKSEKQGNFKKEIDKETYLSNYETLTNGWFVFLELPEKVVYEKMNKLIFVILLITFIGIGLAIVISYFVGKNIAKPIRELSKTLVKVGEGNLNVYFETKAKDEVGEMAESFNKMLDKFREAISAVKDTSNRLNRSSTELNELSNLSQKISKEVLEKTEKIEIVSEESASSVEEMTSGIEEIASSAQGLASAAQELANLADGTQKEANKGIQSIENIVKKIDEGSKQSIDTQKIVENLLTKADNIEKIIYSINAITEQTNLLALNAAIEAARAGEAGRGFAVVAEEIRKLAENSSQATNEIASILEELKNGTIEVNKSTEKTVNTITEINEEAQKISVQFSLIQNEINKMITEVENVTAGSQQQSASTQEMSTSAERIARTVNEINEQIKEIRESIEQQTKSAYTLSQKARELEILSENLNEEISRFKMK from the coding sequence TTGAAAAAGATAAGTACAAAAATCATTTTAACTTCTGTCTTGCTGGTTCTTTCATTTTTAATATTGGTGAGTTTTATAACTATTTTTCAAGCATCATCTTTATTGGAGAATTATGCATTAGAAAGTGTGAAAAATCTCACTTCTAGCATCGCCTCTAATCTTAACTCTCAAATAAAGATTATTGAAATAACAATTGATAGTTTCGCTGATTCTGCTTTTTTAGGGTTTGATCCTTTCTTAGCAAGTTTTTCAAATGCGGAAGTCGTAAGATTTATGGATAAAGTAAAAAATGTTCCAAAAGACTATTCCTTAAAATTAGATGGTAATGTTAGTACGTTTATTGTTTTTAACCCAGATATGCTAAGTACGAAAGAACTATATTCATTATTCTATATAAAAAAAGATGATCAAACAATAAAAAATGAATTTCTAAAATATGATGAAACTTTTACCCCTGAAAATGAGAAACTAAAATGGTTTTTTCATGCTAAAGAGCAAAATATGGGTGTATGGTCAAATATATATTATGACGATTATTTAGGTAGTAACGTTATTACATATTCCAAACCTTATGTTGATGAAAAGAGTGGTACCTTGGTTGGAGTTGTAGGGGCAAGTTTTCCAGTTGAATTTTTTTCAAGTCAAGTTGGGGATATTTCAAATTATAAAGATTCGTATGCCTTTATATTGGATAATCAATTAAATGTTATATTTCATCCAAAATATGATACATCTACAAATCTTCAAAAAGAATTTGAAGAATACATTGAAATAATAAAAAGTGAAAAACAAGGTAATTTTAAAAAAGAAATTGATAAAGAAACATATTTATCAAATTATGAAACATTGACTAATGGTTGGTTTGTATTTCTTGAATTACCAGAAAAAGTTGTCTACGAAAAGATGAATAAACTTATTTTCGTAATTTTGTTAATAACTTTTATAGGTATAGGGCTAGCAATAGTTATTTCCTATTTTGTTGGAAAGAATATTGCAAAACCTATAAGAGAATTATCTAAAACACTTGTTAAGGTGGGTGAAGGTAATTTAAATGTTTACTTTGAAACAAAGGCGAAAGATGAAGTTGGAGAAATGGCAGAATCTTTCAATAAGATGTTGGATAAGTTTAGAGAGGCAATAAGTGCAGTAAAAGATACCTCTAATAGACTTAATCGTTCATCAACTGAATTAAACGAATTATCTAATCTTTCTCAAAAGATTAGTAAAGAAGTTTTAGAAAAAACTGAAAAAATTGAGATAGTCTCTGAAGAAAGTGCCTCATCGGTGGAAGAAATGACTTCAGGTATAGAAGAAATAGCCTCTTCGGCTCAAGGATTAGCAAGTGCTGCCCAAGAATTGGCAAATCTGGCCGATGGAACACAAAAAGAGGCTAACAAGGGTATACAAAGTATAGAAAATATAGTTAAGAAGATTGATGAAGGGTCAAAACAATCGATAGATACTCAAAAAATTGTAGAAAACCTTTTAACAAAAGCTGACAATATAGAAAAAATAATATACAGTATAAATGCTATAACCGAGCAAACAAATCTTTTGGCTTTAAACGCTGCAATAGAAGCTGCTAGAGCAGGAGAAGCCGGAAGAGGATTTGCAGTAGTGGCTGAGGAGATTCGAAAACTCGCAGAGAACAGTAGTCAAGCCACTAATGAAATAGCGAGTATATTAGAAGAGTTGAAAAATGGGACAATTGAAGTAAACAAATCAACAGAAAAAACTGTAAATACAATAACAGAAATAAACGAAGAAGCCCAAAAAATAAGTGTTCAATTTAGTTTAATACAAAACGAAATTAATAAAATGATAACAGAGGTTGAAAATGTGACTGCGGGTTCTCAGCAGCAAAGTGCTAGTACTCAAGAAATGAGTACTTCTGCTGAAAGAATAGCTAGAACAGTAAATGAAATAAATGAACAAATTAAAGAAATACGAGAATCTATAGAACAACAAACTAAAAGTGCTTATACTTTAAGTCAAAAAGCAAGAGAGTTAGAGATCCTTTCTGAAAACCTAAACGAAGAAATTTCAAGGTTTAAAATGAAGTAA
- the secA gene encoding preprotein translocase subunit SecA — protein MLFGFLDKNKSLLKKYEKITNTVNEFEKEMMSLSDNELAGKTEEFKKRINNGESLDDILPEAFAVVREASRRILNMRHFDVQIMGGIALHEGKITEMKTGEGKTLVATLPIYLNALTGKNVHLATHNDYLAKRDAKWMGPVYEFLGLTVGFIQANMKPEDRKKAYQANVTYGTANEFGFDYLRDNLVYDKSDKVQRGHFYAIVDEADSILIDEARTPLIISGPADTPSDLYRRFASQAKKFIPEKDYTIDEKQKTIALTEEGILKAERMLSIDNLYDPNNIQYLFHLLNALKALNFFKKDRDYIIQDGEIIIVDEFTGRLLPGRRYSEGLHQAIEAKEGVKIKEESMTFATITFQNYFRMYEKLAGMTGTAKTEEDEFKSIYNTEVVVIPTNEPVIREDKNDLIYKTKEEKYKAIVDEIVKRYEKGQPVLVGTTSIENSELLSEMLKKRGIPHEVLNAKYHEREAEIVAKAGQKHAVTIATNMAGRGTDIKLGEGVTELGGLFVLGTERHESRRIDNQLIGRAGRQGDPGESRFILSFEDDLLRLFGGDRMKNMMNTLKIEDGQPIEHKMLTHIIQDSQKKVEGIHFSIRKRLYEFDSVMDKQRTVIYNHRDWILEQGNYDEHMKEIIADVVDRLVDACWNESEEKIDKAVLSQKLKQYLIIADLKGDNTEEVKEEVFNLFWRRYSEKKEEFGEDFNKVAKFVMLRIIDDKWRHHLDSIEALKESVNLRSYGQKDPVMEFKRESYILFDKMVDSIYDDIINYLMRIVRVIPEKEEKEAMKAYSNLSFIHNDMSAIDGKDGKSKEKESNFSGNKIRKRYKVKK, from the coding sequence ATGTTATTCGGATTTCTTGACAAAAATAAAAGTTTACTTAAAAAGTATGAAAAGATTACCAACACTGTGAATGAGTTTGAAAAAGAAATGATGTCTTTAAGTGACAATGAACTAGCGGGAAAAACTGAAGAGTTCAAAAAGAGAATAAATAACGGTGAGAGTTTAGATGATATTCTTCCAGAGGCTTTTGCAGTTGTTAGGGAGGCTTCAAGAAGAATATTAAATATGAGACACTTTGACGTACAAATTATGGGTGGAATTGCGTTACATGAAGGAAAAATAACAGAAATGAAAACAGGAGAAGGTAAAACACTTGTTGCGACACTACCCATTTATTTGAATGCATTAACAGGAAAAAATGTACACCTTGCTACACACAACGATTATTTAGCAAAAAGAGATGCTAAGTGGATGGGTCCGGTGTACGAATTTTTAGGATTGACAGTAGGTTTCATTCAAGCAAATATGAAACCAGAGGATAGAAAAAAAGCATATCAGGCTAATGTAACCTATGGAACTGCTAATGAATTTGGATTTGATTATCTAAGAGACAACCTTGTATATGATAAATCAGATAAGGTACAAAGAGGTCATTTTTATGCTATTGTTGACGAAGCTGATTCAATATTAATTGATGAAGCAAGAACACCTTTAATAATATCTGGACCTGCCGACACCCCTTCTGATTTATACAGAAGGTTTGCAAGTCAAGCCAAAAAATTTATTCCCGAGAAAGACTACACAATAGATGAAAAGCAAAAAACAATTGCTTTAACAGAAGAAGGTATTTTAAAGGCTGAAAGGATGTTGTCAATTGATAACTTGTATGATCCCAACAACATTCAATATCTATTTCATTTACTTAACGCATTAAAAGCGTTAAATTTCTTCAAAAAAGATAGAGATTACATTATTCAAGACGGCGAAATTATCATCGTTGATGAATTTACCGGTAGATTACTTCCGGGAAGAAGGTATTCAGAAGGGTTGCACCAAGCTATTGAGGCAAAAGAAGGAGTAAAAATAAAAGAAGAAAGCATGACTTTTGCTACAATAACCTTCCAAAATTATTTCAGGATGTATGAAAAATTGGCAGGAATGACAGGAACTGCTAAAACTGAGGAAGACGAGTTTAAGTCAATTTATAACACAGAGGTTGTAGTTATTCCCACCAACGAACCCGTTATTCGTGAAGATAAAAATGATTTAATTTATAAAACAAAAGAAGAAAAATATAAGGCGATTGTAGATGAGATAGTTAAGAGATACGAAAAGGGACAACCTGTACTAGTTGGAACAACCTCTATTGAAAACAGTGAACTTTTAAGTGAAATGCTGAAAAAAAGAGGGATACCTCACGAGGTTTTAAATGCCAAATATCATGAAAGAGAAGCAGAAATTGTTGCTAAAGCAGGTCAAAAGCATGCAGTTACTATTGCTACAAATATGGCAGGAAGAGGAACTGATATAAAATTAGGAGAAGGCGTCACAGAATTAGGTGGACTTTTTGTCCTAGGAACCGAGAGACATGAAAGTCGAAGAATTGACAATCAGTTAATTGGAAGGGCAGGAAGGCAAGGAGACCCTGGAGAATCTAGATTCATTCTGTCTTTTGAAGATGATTTGTTAAGATTATTTGGTGGAGACAGGATGAAAAATATGATGAATACACTAAAAATTGAAGATGGTCAACCTATAGAACACAAAATGTTGACCCATATTATACAGGACTCACAGAAAAAAGTTGAAGGTATACATTTTTCTATAAGAAAAAGATTATATGAGTTCGATTCAGTGATGGATAAACAAAGAACTGTTATATACAATCATAGAGACTGGATATTAGAGCAAGGTAACTATGATGAACATATGAAAGAAATAATTGCAGATGTTGTAGATAGATTAGTAGATGCATGCTGGAACGAAAGTGAAGAAAAAATTGATAAAGCGGTATTATCTCAAAAGTTAAAACAATATTTAATTATAGCTGATTTGAAGGGAGATAATACAGAAGAGGTAAAAGAAGAAGTTTTCAATCTTTTCTGGAGAAGATATTCTGAGAAAAAAGAGGAATTTGGAGAAGATTTCAATAAAGTTGCAAAATTTGTTATGTTGAGAATAATAGATGATAAATGGAGACACCATCTTGATTCAATAGAGGCGCTTAAAGAATCAGTGAATTTAAGGTCTTATGGTCAAAAAGACCCTGTTATGGAATTCAAGAGAGAATCTTATATACTATTTGATAAAATGGTTGATAGTATTTATGATGATATAATTAATTATTTAATGAGAATTGTAAGGGTTATCCCCGAAAAAGAAGAAAAAGAAGCCATGAAGGCTTATTCAAACCTTAGTTTTATACACAATGATATGTCTGCTATTGATGGCAAGGATGGTAAATCTAAAGAGAAAGAAAGTAATTTTTCAGGAAATAAAATAAGAAAAAGATACAAAGTTAAGAAATAA
- the prfB gene encoding peptide chain release factor 2 encodes MIEYEVKVKIDELKEKFEDLKKVFNLEKKEQEVKELDNIMAEPEFWSDLDKAQKVSKKAQNLKDEIEDFKKLESIFEDLDAALELSEEDSSMIEQVDEILKVIENKVDKFQLKMLLSGKYDHANAFLTIHPGAGGTESQDWASMLLRMYIRWAEKNGYEIEMLDYQDGEEAGIKSATIKIDGLYVYGKLKYEKGVHRLVRISPFDANGRRHTSFASVSVVPEIDDDIEIELKPDDLRIDTYRSGGAGGQHVNKTDSAVRITHIPTGIVVAVQSERSQHQNKANALKILKAKLYDLEQQKKLEEKMKLMGEVKDISWGNQIRSYVLYPYTLVKDHRTNHETSNAEAVLDGEIDDFIEAELLYFAKI; translated from the coding sequence ATGATAGAATATGAAGTAAAAGTAAAGATAGACGAACTGAAAGAAAAATTTGAAGACTTGAAAAAAGTATTTAATTTAGAAAAAAAAGAACAAGAGGTTAAAGAATTAGATAATATAATGGCAGAACCAGAATTTTGGAGTGATTTAGATAAGGCTCAAAAAGTTTCAAAAAAAGCGCAAAATTTAAAAGATGAAATAGAAGATTTTAAAAAACTTGAGTCTATATTTGAAGATTTAGACGCTGCATTAGAGCTTTCAGAAGAAGATTCTTCTATGATTGAACAGGTAGATGAAATCTTAAAAGTTATCGAAAACAAAGTTGATAAATTCCAATTAAAAATGCTTCTTTCTGGAAAGTATGACCATGCTAATGCCTTTTTAACCATTCATCCGGGCGCTGGGGGTACCGAATCTCAAGATTGGGCGTCAATGCTTTTAAGAATGTATATAAGATGGGCTGAAAAAAATGGTTATGAGATTGAGATGCTAGATTATCAAGATGGTGAAGAAGCAGGAATAAAAAGTGCCACTATTAAAATAGATGGTTTATATGTATACGGTAAATTAAAATATGAAAAAGGGGTTCATAGATTAGTTAGAATTTCACCGTTTGATGCTAATGGAAGAAGACATACATCATTTGCATCTGTATCTGTTGTACCAGAAATAGACGATGATATTGAAATAGAATTAAAGCCTGATGATTTAAGAATAGATACCTATAGGTCAGGTGGCGCTGGAGGACAGCACGTTAACAAAACCGATTCTGCAGTACGAATTACTCATATACCAACAGGTATAGTTGTTGCTGTCCAAAGTGAAAGATCACAACATCAAAACAAGGCAAATGCTCTTAAAATTCTTAAAGCTAAATTGTATGATTTAGAACAACAAAAAAAGTTAGAAGAAAAAATGAAACTTATGGGTGAAGTAAAAGATATTTCTTGGGGGAACCAAATTAGATCTTATGTACTTTATCCATACACACTTGTTAAGGATCATAGAACAAACCATGAAACATCAAATGCAGAGGCAGTTTTAGATGGAGAAATAGACGATTTCATAGAAGCAGAATTGTTATATTTTGCTAAAATCTAA
- the rsmH gene encoding 16S rRNA (cytosine(1402)-N(4))-methyltransferase RsmH, which translates to MREYQDSHISVLVDECIHYLVTKKDGIYVDCTAGEGGHIKAICEFCEDQAQIVGVDIDHEVLQISEQKLKDHLKNVKLIKAPYQNIDIVLAGLGIERVDGFLMDLGVSTFQLKAEDRGFSFSKDEPLDMRMDPESEVTAADIVNNYPEEKLRQIIFEYGEEKRFAHKIAKSIVRNRPINTTFELVNAIRKALPSSEVYKRKIHFATKTFQAIRIEVNNELKNLEEALSKFEKLLNKNGRVVIITFHSLEDRIVKNFFKNNDHYKLITTKPLLPSEQEQNKNPRSRSAKLRVAEFIGTD; encoded by the coding sequence ATAAGAGAGTATCAAGATTCGCATATAAGTGTACTGGTAGATGAATGTATTCATTATTTAGTTACCAAAAAAGATGGAATTTATGTTGATTGTACTGCAGGAGAGGGAGGACATATTAAAGCTATTTGTGAGTTTTGTGAAGATCAAGCACAAATAGTGGGTGTTGATATAGATCATGAAGTTTTGCAAATATCCGAACAAAAGTTAAAAGATCATTTGAAAAATGTTAAACTAATAAAAGCACCTTATCAAAATATAGATATTGTTTTAGCAGGATTAGGAATAGAAAGAGTAGACGGATTTTTGATGGATTTAGGTGTGTCAACCTTTCAATTGAAAGCTGAAGACCGCGGATTTTCTTTTTCTAAAGACGAACCTTTAGATATGAGAATGGATCCAGAAAGCGAAGTTACAGCTGCAGATATAGTCAATAATTATCCCGAGGAAAAATTAAGACAGATAATATTTGAATATGGCGAAGAAAAAAGATTTGCTCATAAAATTGCAAAAAGCATAGTAAGAAATCGACCAATAAATACAACTTTTGAACTTGTAAACGCAATAAGAAAGGCATTACCGAGTTCTGAGGTGTACAAGAGAAAGATACATTTTGCGACCAAAACTTTTCAAGCCATAAGAATAGAAGTAAATAATGAGTTGAAAAACTTAGAAGAAGCCCTTTCTAAATTTGAAAAACTATTGAATAAAAATGGCAGAGTGGTAATAATAACATTTCATTCTTTAGAAGATAGGATAGTTAAAAACTTTTTCAAAAATAATGATCATTACAAGCTTATTACTACTAAACCTTTACTGCCCTCAGAACAAGAGCAAAACAAAAACCCTAGAAGTAGGAGTGCTAAATTGAGAGTTGCTGAATTTATAGGTACCGATTAA